AGGGTGAGCAATCGGCGGCCCCGTCAGCGCAGCCGTAACCGGCCTCGGAAGACTGCTGGCCAACTGGCTCCAGGCTGGAAGCCCGTTCCCGGAAATTCCGATTTTTCCGACCTCCGGCAACCAATTGTTCTCGGTGCCCAATAAACGTGCACCTGGATAATACTGGGACTTTAAACAAGCGAAATCGCGTCTGAGCCGTCCCCACTTTTCCTCCGGCGAAGGGTCGCACACGTCCAAACAAGTTCGCGTCAACCCGGAGGGACATGCTGTCAAGTCTACTTTCAGAGGGACGTGCTCGTCACGTCCGCTTTCCAACGTTGGAACATGTATTACGTTCCGGCGGGCACGACGAGCGTGCCGCTCCGTGTTGGCCGCATTCCGGGGAAGGCATTCCCCATTGGTTGAATTGGAGGGCCCGGCTTCACCCAGGCCACGCCACTGGTAGGGGCAATTCACGAATTGCCCCTAAAACAGTTTGTATTCGTGGCATGCCACGGGTTTTTGCAAAAGTAAGTACGGTTTAGAAATTCAGAAACCGCGTGGCTTGACTTACCACCCCGACCGTGCTAAATTGACGGCCGCTCGCAAATGGGGCGTGTTGATTTTCGGGCAATGCGTTCGAGGCAGGACTCAAGGGGAAGGAGGGCCAGTCGGAATGTCAAGAAAGAGGACGTGGGCGAGTCTTATAGTTTGTAGTGGCGTGGCTGTCAGCTTTGTAGCCATATTAGCCTTTGCACTTTGGTGGTCCCAGCAAGGTTTGCGCAATACCACTTCGCGCAATCAGAGCAAGCCAGCGGCAGCGACCGAAGTCCGGGCGGAGTGGACCAAGGAACCTGTTCAACCGTCCGCTGGGTCTTCTGAAGCCTCAAACTTGCACGGAGATTTTTCTCGTCCCACCTTGCGACCTGACCCGGAGATGTTCGGCAAGCCAGAGTTGATTCCTCTCACACCGGGAGCAGGAGTGGGCAGTTTATCTCAGCCTTCACTGCCAATCGGGTCGGAAAATATCGAGGCGCAGCCGCCGTTGTCTCCTAATCCAAGTGGATATGGTGATTTACCAACCGTGCCGAATTCGGCCTGGAACTCGCCGCTATCCCCTCCATCTGTTCCGCTCAGCCCGAAATTCCAGGAGACTGGAACCGTGCAAAACTTGCCTCCCCCGTCTTCGTAGCATTTTCCAGCGGGAGGAGCTCCGCAATGGTGACTTCCTCTGCGGGTAACGGCCACTGGCCTTCCGGTTGGACCTCAGAATTGTCGCGAATTGCTGCATGCCCCAGGTGCTTACCGGTCAGGAGAACACATCGGGACGGGGCACAAACCGGTGCACCCGCGTAAAACTGGAGAAATCGCATTCCCTCCGCTGCCATACGATCAAGATTGGGAGTGTGGATTTTCTTCTGTCCATAGCAACCCACTTCTCCGTAGCCCAGGTCGTCAGCCAGAATGAGCACAATATTTGGCTGGCGGCCTCGCGATTCTGAAGTAGCCGTTGTGTCCGACGCAGTTTCCGCTCGCGTTGTTGTTCCCTTTACTTCAACAGATATTGTGGAACGACCAGTCGCGGAAAGCTCGTCAGCCGATAAGTTCCCCGTTTCCGCAGCCATGGCAATGAACTGAACAAGCGCAATAACGAATAGCATGTGAGCAAAAACTTTTTTCTTCAGATAAAATCCATTATTGCAGACGAAGCACCCACACATGGTTGTCCTCCAATAAATAATAATTTTCGGGTCATATCGCTTGAATTACTCGACATCTTTACGGATTATGTCTTTCATCACTTGGATGACCTGTCACGAACAATACGTCCTGCCAAAAGCTCAAAACAGGGACGGTTCCGCGAATGGCAATATACTCGTCTTCTAAAACTCCCTGTGTCGGTTGCTTTAATTCCAGACAGAGCGTTCGCGAGGAACTTGTCGCCTCACTCACGAAGGAACGCACATCCTGACATCCTTGTATCTCCCAAAGGATTGCCGCCCCTTCCGTCAGCCGCGCACCGACACATTCTCCGGGCGGGTCCCCCTGGACGCCTAGCCCTATCGGAGTATCAGGCGGAACGAAAAGATAAAACCGCCCTCGAGTTCCAATCATGTGGATGATGCCTCTATTCCCCACAATTCCTGCATAATGGCTTGTTGCAACCAGGCGAAGACTATTGGGCCCCGGCTCCGCTTCTATCTTGTAGACGCCCGTCTTGGATGCGAAAAACTCAATGCGGGTCTGTGCCTGAAACCTAAGCTTGGCTTGCTGAACCGTCTCACCAGATGGTCCACGGACAAGAAGCGGCAGATCGCGGCCAGTATTCTGACCCACCTTTTCATAGGCAAGCTCACAAACGACCCGCTCTCCCTGCCGAGCGAAAATTGCATATTGAGCATTTTCGCGCAACCGGTGTGGAGGAACCGCAAGGATGGTCTTGGGAGAAACCGGTTCTTTTTCCACTCGCAACCTATCCGTGGAAATGATGGGCAAACGACGAATGGGATCGCAGGGAAACGATCTGTTGAGCCAGTTTTGATCGACCAGGATGGTTTCCTGGCCCTTTTCCCGAGAAAGCGTGATCGTTCCTTTAATGTCAGTCAGGCAAACACCACCCGCATTTTGAAAAGACAAAAAAGGTCGGTCGATTCTATCGGTGATAATCACATTTTCCAGAGTCAGTCCACCTAAGTCATTCTCATCACCAGGTCGAGATACGAAAAGGATCGGCGATGGAGAAACGGGACGCTCCGCTTTTTCAACAATTCTGCAATCTTTAAGACGAATTTGCAGCCTCCCGGCCGGCTTCGACCGCACAATCATTCCCGCGGTCCCGGAGTCCTCAAAACAGCAGTTGATAACCTCGACGACGCCCCGGACGGCCTCTGCATCGGAATTTCTGGCGACGATACTCAGAGAACCGGCGTTGGTCCCCTGCGTATGACAGTTTTCTAATCTAATGGAGATTGGGCGTGAATCAGCATTTAACGCTCCGGCGTAGACATGGATCGCATAACCGCGATTGTTCTCGATGAGACAATTTCGCATCACACAGTTGACGAGAACCTCGCCTGGCCGATTGGGTTCAAAATCGATTCCCGCCTGGGGTGGCGTTCCCGCGGTGTTGCGGAGCGTCACGTTTTCGATGAGCAAATCTTCGGCAGTTATGACACTAATCCCCTGGCGGTAATTGCTGTCACAGATGACATCCCGAATAATGATGTGCCTGTTTGGTTCGCCGTTCCGACCGGCCCCCAGATATATACCATCTCCGCCACTCTCGCGAAGCACCAGTCCTTGAACGACGACGTTCTCGCACCCTCGCAAGCTCAGGCAATGCCGCCATTCTGCCTTCTCGTATGGTGGTCGAGCATAATCCTCCCGCCACATGCGAAATACAGCGCCATTGCCAACGATGGTGAGATTTTCCTGGTTTGTGGCTGTGAATAAACAGTCTCCTTTTCCTAAAAAGGCTCCCCGTTTGGCTATGACTTCTACCCCCTGCTCGAAGATTATTTCCTTGTTGCCAACGAGTTCGATTTTGTCGACGATCCATGGGTGCGGCATCTTGGGGACGATGACCTTCCTGGCAGGCGAACGCAGCGCCGCTTGCAGGGCCTTCGTGGAGTCCTCCGCGTCAAATCCCCACCACGCTGCGTTCGCCACTTCGCGTTGACCAGCCTCCACTTCACGAATCGCTTGATCGTCGGGGGGTACCAACACCCCAGGACGTTCTTCCGCGCCACTTTCTGTCGCAACTGCAGCAAGGAAGGCCATTAAGGCTATCCAGGCCGTATGCCGGTGAACATGAGTGATCATGGTCGAATCCCCATCATTATTCTGTTCACTTCTGCACCGACTAATCGTAATCCACCTTGCGGCTCCCGTCCGACTGCGAATGGAAAACGGCGTCTTCTGGAATGAGCAACGTCTGTGGGCTGCACGCCAAATACGGTGGAACATCATACAATTCCACCACGCATCGCAATCCGGAAAGTTGGAGGCTCCAGATCTGGCCGTCGGTCCCGTTGGGGACTTCCACGCTCTGTTGGGCGGACGGCAGGATACTGTGATTGGCCATCGCGGAGTCAGCCCCGTACGTCCGTTGGTCTTCCTCGACGATCACAGAAATCTCGCTCCCGGCAAGTACTCGGTCGTCAACAATAACTCGTCCATCGGGGGTATTAATTCGGAGCTGGGTCCACGGGTCGCCTCCCGATACGATCCCCACCACGAAGTGCCGAGTGCCTTGAGGGACGTAAAAGTAAAGCCGCTCGTTCATCGCGGGCAACCAGAAACGAAGCGGTACAGCCTTGGGGGCACCGGGCGTATCTGCCCGGGCTGCCCTAAAAACAAACGGTCGATTACCGATGTCCACCCGGGCAGCGCGCCAGAAATCGGTTCCGGGATTCAAAGTGTAAACACCGTTTTGAGGAAGTTTCACCGTCGCCTGCGCTGGCTCGCCTTTGGGGGCTTCCACGTGTCCCGTGGCAACTATCGTCTCTTCCGTTCGCAACGTCCAATCGCATGAGATTGTGTGCCCTTTGTCGAACGGTTGCCAGGAAATGGTCAATTCTTCCCCTGCTCGCCCCTGAAAAACAATTTCCCCGCTTTCAATCGCGGGCAGCGCCGACTTTGTTTCCTGCCAGCTCGCCACGGCGTCGGGCACCAAGTCTGTCACCGGACGCAGCGGACCACGCCAGATCCGGCCTTCTATCTCAACAGCCTGAAGGTCCGCATATCTTTTGAGGTCCTCTTGTCGGAATTGGGTGACCTCCTCGTGAGTTGGAATATTCTGCTTCTGGGCGGTCCACGCCTTGTGAGCTTCCCTGAGGTTGAAACCCTCAACGAGTGTGAGTGCCCGAAATCGCTCATCAAACCACGACGAAAACAGCATTGGAAAAGTGTGGATCAAGCCAGTATCCATAATCCGGTGGGAAAACACGACACATTCCTTTGCCCGCGCGATGATCTCTTCGGGGGGCGCGACCACGAGGCGGTTCCATTGGTTGTGGCGGCTGGACTGATCATATTCCAACCACAGTCGCAACCAGTGCAGATACATGGCCACGCGATCCAACCGTGCTACGATTTCCGGCGCGGATGTAGCCCGATAGGCGGCGTCGAGATCCTCCATGGCAAGTTTCAACGATCGTGGCGAAAATCGCTCACCACGGCTCCAGCGCGTATAGAGTCGCCGCATAGGTGCCGCTGCCTCACCGAATGCTTTTGTGCAAAAATCCTCGAACAGGGATTGCGCGTCCTGTTGGGGGTTCCACATCAAGTGGGCTGCCATCCAGTAACCAGGTCCATTGGGCCCCCAGTTACACGAGGATTCTGCGTCGTAGGTCGAAAGACCGAGGCTATGATAATTTCGAATGGCTGTCGCAAGCTCAAAATCTCTCCCAGCTTTTGCCGCACCGGGGAGGTCCCAATCCCAGGGATAGACGCTGAAATAGTCATACACGCCGACCTGGGCGCCACACTGGCGAAAGGCACGAATTTGATCTTCCCACGACAATTTCGTGTAACGAAAGCCCGTTGTGACTTGGACGTAGACGTTGGGCTCAAGTGCGAAACTCGGTGGGTCCGCATGGTGAGCGTAGGCATAGAGACCGACATATTTCCCGGGGAACTCCTTTTGTACAGCTCGGGCGACCAAATTGGCTAAAAAGAATACTTGATCGCTTACCGAGCCGTTCCCGATTGCCCGACAGTTGGGGCATTCGCAATAGCCGCCTCCATCATTCGGCTCGACGGAAACCATCGTCTGTTCCGGGTGACGCCGGAGATATTCCAGGACGGCCTCCACAAATTGCTGCTGCACTTCAGGGTTGCTTACACAGAGCTGAGGCGGTTGCCGCTTTCCTTTCACCAGGGCAAACCATTCGGGATGGGAGTCAAACATTTTGACCGGTATATATCGCTCCCAGGCGTGCCCACAGTCCACGCGGAACGCTCCGCCCTGGCGGTTGTGCCGCATCCAGGCATCGTAATCTTTTTGTAACTGAGGAGTTCGAGGTCCCCACCCATACCAGATCCGTCGCCAGGCAAAAGCCGGTTGTTCCACCTTGCGAATTTGCACTGTGATATCCCGACAATGCGGCGTCACAGTCCACACCGGATCCGGAAAGTACCAGCGGAATCCCAGTTCCTCCAAGAACATGTATACCGCGTGAGAAACCCCTGCCGGGCTGTTGCCCAGGAGCCAAAGGCGCCCCCTACTGGTGCACACAGCCACTCCCTCAGGCCCCATCGCATCAAGCCCAAACGCTTTTGCTTCCTCTGGAAAATCCATCGCCGTTCCCACAACTATCGCAGGGGAAGGGAGTGGACGGTCGGGCTCCCAGGGGAGGCGTTCCAAGGAGGCTCCCGTCGCCGCGGACAGCGCGTCGTGAAGTTCGTCAATCACCAGTTTCAGTTCGCTTTGTCGCCCTGCAGGAAACACAAGGCGGGCAGATGCCGAACCATTTTGGACCAAGGCGACGGATTCTGGAGCCTCAGTCGATAGAGCTAGCGGGCAGTAATTTATTACTAAGATGCCAACCATTAATGGAATAAAGCGTGCGATCCGGAATGCCATAATTTGGTGCCTTATTCAGAATTTCCTGTTCAGCTCTTACTGGAGTTGTATTTTCGCGGCAACCTCGTGGCCACCGGCCAGTTCTCTTACTCGGACCTGCCACTCGCCCGGCGTATCATTGGGCGCGAAATCCACAAATACGTTCACAACGCCATCTCGCGCCGCATAGAAACCCGTAGGCTCTGCGGTCTGCCCCTGAGAATCGCGAATTTCGAGTTCTATCGGTATCACAGCCGATAAAGGCAAGCCGTTCTTGCCAACAACGCGAATCGTCAGGGATGCCCGTTGACCTCTCTCGGCTTTTTGCGGAACCAACACTTGGACCCCCTCAATTGCCTGGTCCGTGATCATGAACACCCGCCCGTCACCTGGTCCGAGCTTCACCGACCACGTCAAAACCTCACCCATTCGTTGCGATTTAACTTCCTGATGTGCGACAAGATCATAAACAGTTTTCCCTTGTGTGACCACCGAGACGGTCCCTTCCAAAGGCAGGCCTTTTTCCATCACCAGGCCATGATGTCCGACGTAGTCCCCAAACGTGCGGCGATCATTGATCGTAAAAACATATAGGGCAGAGCCATACTGTCGTGTCCGAACAATCAAGTCTGGATCTGATGAGTCAACGTGTCGGGGATAACGGTTTGCCAGCTCCTGCCGCAGTTTTTCAGCCAACCGTTGCAGCGCTGCCTTGTCTTCCTCGGCCTTTCCCGTTCGTCGGTAGGACTCCACGCGAATATCAGGCCGAATTGCCGGGCAGAGAAATTCGTCCCCCACCACCAATCCTCCCCGGGATTGAAATTCTTTGATCGCTTTGACGACAGCCGCGGGCAGCACATCACAGGCTGGAAGAACAAGCACCCGGTAGTTATCCAGTCCATCTCGCAGGATACTTTCTTCGTAAATGATCCGTGGCTGAAATCGTCCCCATTGGAGTACAAGATGCATGTCCGCTTCCCAGTTGCGACTCCAGCCGTAGGTCCCCCGACCGGCGAACATTTGGGAAGCAAAGCTTTCTAAAATGGCAATATCGGCGGGACTATCCGGAATATTCAAAAGAGCCGGCCCCAAAGGTCGAACCACGTCGTGAATAAGCTCCTGGAGCACTTCTCTGGTATGGGGATTGGTGTAGCGATAACTTGCGTGAGGAGCCGGCACGAGCGAACTCCAACCGTGATACATGATGCCCCGGATAGGACGTGCCATCTTGCACCAAAACGCCTCACGCAGGTGATCTGGGGCAATCGTGATAAACTTCGCGTCGGGTATTTCCCTTTCCCACGGTGCCCGTTGACTTTCCTCCTCGAGCAGCTTTGGGGCCGTTTGAGACCGGTACCAGATAATCTGCGTCATCTTCATGACCTGCTGGCCTGGTCGCCCTTCAGCCATCGCGAAGAGTTCGTCCGTTGCCTGGCCGATTTTGATCGGGTCGGGATAGGTATACGTCCACTGGGAAAGAACGTCCACCTCGCCTCCACTACCCCAGATGCTGGGAGCACGAACCGCCGGATCGAAAAACGTCCACAGATCGGGTCTTGCCGATTTCAAGCCACGGTGGACGGCTGAATGCAATCCGTTCCACCCATCGCCCTCTGTCCAGAACCATCGATAGAACTCAAGCAGATGGTCGTTATCAGGAATAACCCGGTCTTCCGGAAATCCGAGAATCCGATCGTAACGCACGCCCCATTTGCTGGTGGCTTGATCTGGAATGTCGTAGCCGTATTTTGTCCTAAAAGTTTCCAAATCATGCTTATGGAAACACAGATTGGTCGAGTCACGAACCTCTGTATGAATAAGCGCTGCCTCAAGCGATGGGAAATCGTGGAATGTTTCTGCCACCGATGCCCCGACTCGGTAACAGAATTCGCGCACCTCCGGAAACAGACCACACGGGTTTGGGTCCTTGTAAGGCTGCCCGTTTCTATCCACCCGCTGGAATCGTGACTGCGTTTCGGGATTCCTCACAATCCATGACCCGGGTGATAAGCTTACGATCGCACCCACACCCCGAACCAGGTGTGCATTGAGCATTTCCGCTTTTTCCGCTAATTGAGAACTTTCGACAGCGGTTCCCGGTTTATCCAATTTCCAAATGTGGGCATAGTCCGTCAGACTGACTAACTGATGAGTAAAGCCAATTTCTTTGACCTGCTCGAGATCACCTGTGCCCCATAAGATAACAGGCATCATATCAGGTATCGGTCGTGGCACAATGGAAATGTTAAATTCCCGTTCCTGGTGCAATACTGTGGATTCCTGAGTGGCTTCAACATGCACCCGGAGAGCGTAGCTTCCCGTTCGCAACCGAGTATCCACGGGCACTTTTATAGGAATTTCTTCGTGAGGAGAAAGTTTCGGTACTCGTAGAGATGTTGTCGATTCTTTAGAGATACAGGCAATCTTTACGTCGCTTACTTCACGCTGTGTTTCATTGCGGAGGACGAGGTGAACAAAAGCCGTATCTTCCATTCGCAGGAAGGCCGTACGTGCCAGGGATGCGAGTTCGACTTCGAGGCCACCTTGTGCCCAATTGGGAATTCCCGCGTGAATGCAGACCTCGTCGATATAGCCGGGGAACCCCGAGTACAAAGAACCGTAACGATCTCCAATCACCAGGTCGTATTTTCCCGGCGAGACCGGTCCCCGTCCGGGATGGACCGTTCTGCCAATCGCTTGCTTGTTGAGGAAGAATCGCCCCACCCCCGCACCGTCGTAGGCAAAAGCTAGGTGTACCCAACAGTCAGGCAGCAGAGAGACTTCCTGTGATATGAACTCAGCCGAATCCTGACCGAACCCAAGATACGCCACGAGGCGAAATTTTCCGGGATTGGTCCGCCGCAAATAAAGGCAATAATCGCAATTTGCCTCTGGAGTTTCTCGCGGGTAATGAAGATATTTTTTGTCGAGTAAAAAAGCCACGCTGCACGTATCGAGTTCCGCCTTGGGTTTGATCCATAACTCCAGCGTGAAGGCTCCTTCCGGAGTGAGCCGTGGATCATTTCTCACCACCGCTCCATTTCCAACCTCCGGATTGTTGGCACTGGAGAAGCACTCCAAACAGTTGCCAGACACACCTCCGGGAACGAATCGCGACGCCCCTCGGAGCCGTAACTCATGACCGTGTCCGGAGTTATCGGCGGTTTCCTGGCCCGGCAGAAACTTCCAGCAGGCAATGATATTCTGGCCCGACGGCCCCTGACTTGA
This is a stretch of genomic DNA from Thermogutta terrifontis. It encodes these proteins:
- a CDS encoding sulfatase-like hydrolase/transferase, producing MCGCFVCNNGFYLKKKVFAHMLFVIALVQFIAMAAETGNLSADELSATGRSTISVEVKGTTTRAETASDTTATSESRGRQPNIVLILADDLGYGEVGCYGQKKIHTPNLDRMAAEGMRFLQFYAGAPVCAPSRCVLLTGKHLGHAAIRDNSEVQPEGQWPLPAEEVTIAELLPLENATKTGEASFARFQSPGISG
- a CDS encoding LamG-like jellyroll fold domain-containing protein; translation: MPRKVAVITMLSGVMTLVVSAQPLLGESSQSVGNSSAAQQSSQGPSGQNIIACWKFLPGQETADNSGHGHELRLRGASRFVPGGVSGNCLECFSSANNPEVGNGAVVRNDPRLTPEGAFTLELWIKPKAELDTCSVAFLLDKKYLHYPRETPEANCDYCLYLRRTNPGKFRLVAYLGFGQDSAEFISQEVSLLPDCWVHLAFAYDGAGVGRFFLNKQAIGRTVHPGRGPVSPGKYDLVIGDRYGSLYSGFPGYIDEVCIHAGIPNWAQGGLEVELASLARTAFLRMEDTAFVHLVLRNETQREVSDVKIACISKESTTSLRVPKLSPHEEIPIKVPVDTRLRTGSYALRVHVEATQESTVLHQEREFNISIVPRPIPDMMPVILWGTGDLEQVKEIGFTHQLVSLTDYAHIWKLDKPGTAVESSQLAEKAEMLNAHLVRGVGAIVSLSPGSWIVRNPETQSRFQRVDRNGQPYKDPNPCGLFPEVREFCYRVGASVAETFHDFPSLEAALIHTEVRDSTNLCFHKHDLETFRTKYGYDIPDQATSKWGVRYDRILGFPEDRVIPDNDHLLEFYRWFWTEGDGWNGLHSAVHRGLKSARPDLWTFFDPAVRAPSIWGSGGEVDVLSQWTYTYPDPIKIGQATDELFAMAEGRPGQQVMKMTQIIWYRSQTAPKLLEEESQRAPWEREIPDAKFITIAPDHLREAFWCKMARPIRGIMYHGWSSLVPAPHASYRYTNPHTREVLQELIHDVVRPLGPALLNIPDSPADIAILESFASQMFAGRGTYGWSRNWEADMHLVLQWGRFQPRIIYEESILRDGLDNYRVLVLPACDVLPAAVVKAIKEFQSRGGLVVGDEFLCPAIRPDIRVESYRRTGKAEEDKAALQRLAEKLRQELANRYPRHVDSSDPDLIVRTRQYGSALYVFTINDRRTFGDYVGHHGLVMEKGLPLEGTVSVVTQGKTVYDLVAHQEVKSQRMGEVLTWSVKLGPGDGRVFMITDQAIEGVQVLVPQKAERGQRASLTIRVVGKNGLPLSAVIPIELEIRDSQGQTAEPTGFYAARDGVVNVFVDFAPNDTPGEWQVRVRELAGGHEVAAKIQLQ
- a CDS encoding DUF4838 domain-containing protein, encoding MVQNGSASARLVFPAGRQSELKLVIDELHDALSAATGASLERLPWEPDRPLPSPAIVVGTAMDFPEEAKAFGLDAMGPEGVAVCTSRGRLWLLGNSPAGVSHAVYMFLEELGFRWYFPDPVWTVTPHCRDITVQIRKVEQPAFAWRRIWYGWGPRTPQLQKDYDAWMRHNRQGGAFRVDCGHAWERYIPVKMFDSHPEWFALVKGKRQPPQLCVSNPEVQQQFVEAVLEYLRRHPEQTMVSVEPNDGGGYCECPNCRAIGNGSVSDQVFFLANLVARAVQKEFPGKYVGLYAYAHHADPPSFALEPNVYVQVTTGFRYTKLSWEDQIRAFRQCGAQVGVYDYFSVYPWDWDLPGAAKAGRDFELATAIRNYHSLGLSTYDAESSCNWGPNGPGYWMAAHLMWNPQQDAQSLFEDFCTKAFGEAAAPMRRLYTRWSRGERFSPRSLKLAMEDLDAAYRATSAPEIVARLDRVAMYLHWLRLWLEYDQSSRHNQWNRLVVAPPEEIIARAKECVVFSHRIMDTGLIHTFPMLFSSWFDERFRALTLVEGFNLREAHKAWTAQKQNIPTHEEVTQFRQEDLKRYADLQAVEIEGRIWRGPLRPVTDLVPDAVASWQETKSALPAIESGEIVFQGRAGEELTISWQPFDKGHTISCDWTLRTEETIVATGHVEAPKGEPAQATVKLPQNGVYTLNPGTDFWRAARVDIGNRPFVFRAARADTPGAPKAVPLRFWLPAMNERLYFYVPQGTRHFVVGIVSGGDPWTQLRINTPDGRVIVDDRVLAGSEISVIVEEDQRTYGADSAMANHSILPSAQQSVEVPNGTDGQIWSLQLSGLRCVVELYDVPPYLACSPQTLLIPEDAVFHSQSDGSRKVDYD
- a CDS encoding right-handed parallel beta-helix repeat-containing protein; this encodes MITHVHRHTAWIALMAFLAAVATESGAEERPGVLVPPDDQAIREVEAGQREVANAAWWGFDAEDSTKALQAALRSPARKVIVPKMPHPWIVDKIELVGNKEIIFEQGVEVIAKRGAFLGKGDCLFTATNQENLTIVGNGAVFRMWREDYARPPYEKAEWRHCLSLRGCENVVVQGLVLRESGGDGIYLGAGRNGEPNRHIIIRDVICDSNYRQGISVITAEDLLIENVTLRNTAGTPPQAGIDFEPNRPGEVLVNCVMRNCLIENNRGYAIHVYAGALNADSRPISIRLENCHTQGTNAGSLSIVARNSDAEAVRGVVEVINCCFEDSGTAGMIVRSKPAGRLQIRLKDCRIVEKAERPVSPSPILFVSRPGDENDLGGLTLENVIITDRIDRPFLSFQNAGGVCLTDIKGTITLSREKGQETILVDQNWLNRSFPCDPIRRLPIISTDRLRVEKEPVSPKTILAVPPHRLRENAQYAIFARQGERVVCELAYEKVGQNTGRDLPLLVRGPSGETVQQAKLRFQAQTRIEFFASKTGVYKIEAEPGPNSLRLVATSHYAGIVGNRGIIHMIGTRGRFYLFVPPDTPIGLGVQGDPPGECVGARLTEGAAILWEIQGCQDVRSFVSEATSSSRTLCLELKQPTQGVLEDEYIAIRGTVPVLSFWQDVLFVTGHPSDERHNP